A section of the Candidatus Paceibacterota bacterium genome encodes:
- a CDS encoding polysaccharide biosynthesis protein has protein sequence MITGEHIFITGGAGFLGKNLVRRYYKDNEITIYSRDEAKHYFLKKEFPKIHCVIGDVRDFERLNNAARGCTIGIFTASLKQVEAVDENPEVAIETIIQGGINSRKVAIANNFKAATFISTDKSRAATTLYGAMKFVGGELFILNAEREKPLLSAVIYGNVFNSTGSIIPLIWDAIAKNYELALYGEEMTRFMIEIEAAIDCVEVALKDTGASIVPALHSMRIKDLFEIYAERFGLRYHVGVPRISEKLHEQMIAHAEAPRTSFNPSTNMYRIHYKEISGTVTLPIEGYSSEHHLLTKQELDALLKKHDYYKGSPFM, from the coding sequence ATGATTACGGGAGAGCACATTTTCATTACTGGTGGAGCTGGATTTCTTGGGAAAAATCTCGTCCGACGCTACTACAAGGATAATGAAATTACCATCTACAGTAGAGATGAGGCAAAGCATTATTTCCTGAAGAAGGAGTTCCCAAAAATCCACTGTGTCATTGGCGACGTGAGAGATTTTGAACGTCTCAATAATGCGGCCAGGGGGTGCACGATAGGAATTTTCACCGCATCACTTAAGCAGGTGGAAGCAGTGGACGAGAATCCCGAAGTTGCAATTGAGACGATTATTCAAGGAGGAATCAACTCTCGAAAGGTTGCAATCGCAAACAACTTCAAAGCAGCAACATTCATCTCGACAGACAAGAGTCGTGCAGCAACGACCCTCTACGGAGCGATGAAATTCGTTGGTGGAGAACTTTTCATTCTCAATGCTGAAAGAGAAAAGCCACTACTCTCGGCGGTCATCTATGGCAACGTATTTAATTCTACAGGCTCCATCATCCCACTCATCTGGGATGCTATCGCAAAAAATTACGAGCTTGCGCTCTACGGAGAAGAAATGACACGTTTCATGATCGAGATTGAGGCTGCAATCGATTGTGTTGAAGTCGCACTCAAGGATACAGGCGCAAGTATTGTCCCCGCCCTCCACTCTATGCGCATAAAAGACCTCTTTGAGATCTATGCTGAGCGCTTTGGCCTTCGCTACCACGTCGGAGTACCACGTATCTCAGAAAAGCTCCACGAACAAATGATTGCGCATGCAGAAGCACCGCGAACAAGCTTCAATCCAAGTACAAATATGTACAGGATTCACTACAAGGAGATATCCGGAACCGTGACACTTCCCATTGAGGGATACAGCTCAGAGCACCACCTCCTCACAAAGCAGGAACTGGATGCCTTGCTCAAAAAACACGACTATTACAAAGGGAGTCCGTTCATGTAA
- a CDS encoding NAD-dependent epimerase/dehydratase family protein — translation MKVLITGGAGFIGSHLVEAMLARGHEVTVLDNYFTGTQANHFSGARYVRGDTEHIATLIDEKPELVFHLGEYSRVEQSFADIQLVHHYNVRGTFAVLEFCRKHGAKIVYAGSSTKFGDGGLGRDQSPYAWTKAANTELVRNYHSWYGLRYAITYFYNAYGPREIAEGQYATLIAKYLTFAREGKPLPVVAPGTQQRNFTHVADIVRGLVCVGEQGEGDDYGLGSDEAFTVLEIAQMFNRPIEMLPPRPGNRMGASVEVARARGEFGWKAERSIRDYITESLANL, via the coding sequence ATGAAAGTACTCATTACTGGTGGCGCCGGTTTTATCGGCTCACATCTTGTCGAGGCAATGCTTGCGCGTGGGCATGAGGTGACCGTTTTGGACAATTACTTCACGGGCACGCAGGCAAATCATTTTTCTGGCGCCCGTTACGTCCGCGGGGACACCGAGCATATCGCCACACTCATCGACGAAAAGCCCGAGTTGGTGTTCCATCTTGGTGAGTATTCGCGCGTGGAACAAAGTTTTGCTGATATACAATTAGTCCATCACTATAACGTAAGAGGTACCTTCGCTGTTCTGGAATTCTGCAGGAAGCATGGCGCAAAAATCGTCTATGCGGGGAGCAGTACAAAGTTTGGCGATGGTGGTCTCGGTCGTGATCAGAGTCCGTATGCTTGGACAAAGGCAGCGAACACTGAACTGGTGCGTAATTATCACTCTTGGTACGGGCTGAGATATGCGATCACGTATTTTTACAACGCTTATGGCCCACGAGAGATTGCTGAAGGGCAATATGCGACATTGATCGCGAAGTATCTTACATTTGCGCGTGAAGGGAAGCCTCTTCCCGTAGTCGCCCCAGGCACGCAGCAGAGAAATTTTACACACGTTGCAGACATCGTGCGTGGACTCGTGTGTGTCGGTGAGCAGGGAGAGGGGGATGATTATGGCCTCGGTTCCGATGAGGCCTTTACTGTGCTCGAAATCGCGCAGATGTTCAATCGCCCGATCGAGATGCTCCCTCCACGTCCTGGTAACCGTATGGGTGCATCAGTAGAGGTGGCGCGTGCACGTGGTGAGTTCGGATGGAAAGCTGAGCGCTCTATTCGGGATTACATCACTGAAAGTCTCGCGAACCTCTAG